A window from Caulobacter sp. X encodes these proteins:
- a CDS encoding glycoside hydrolase family 43 protein, whose translation MSLSVIRNPILRGFNPDPSIVRVGDDYYIAVSTFEWFPGVQIHHSRDLKNWRLLSRPLQRASQVNMLGDPDGCGVWAPCLSHADGRFWLIYTDVKRYGRTTVGGASGASLRDFHNYLVTCETIDGDWSDPIYLNSSGFDPSLFHDDDGRKWLVNQLWDHRPGKNRFAGIVLQEFSATEGRLIGERKVIFQGTPIGLTEAPHLYKRDGWYYLITAEGGTGWGHAVTMARSRTIDGPYELHPDTYLLTSRDRPHAPLQRAGHADLVETADGETYAVYLVGRPIPNRGRCTLGRETAIQKLVWSDDGWPRTLDGSGDPTLETPAPDLPEHPWPAAPVREDFDAPSLPIDFQWLRTPHPDEIFSLTARPGFLRLYGRETVGSLFRQALVARRQQAHCYSAATKLDFEPAHFQQAAGLICYYNASKLHYLHVTHDETLGKHLRVMTFTPDSPQTDSFTAPIQLQAGPVELRVEIDFERLRFAFRQDGGDWTWLPEVFDASILSDEATAPGAPAFTGAFVGMACQDMSGQGAPADFDWFDYEEREYRP comes from the coding sequence GTGAGCCTGTCCGTGATCCGCAATCCCATCCTGCGCGGCTTCAACCCCGATCCCTCGATCGTGCGGGTAGGGGACGACTACTATATCGCCGTCTCGACCTTTGAGTGGTTTCCGGGCGTTCAGATCCACCATTCGCGCGACCTGAAGAACTGGCGGCTGCTGAGCCGGCCGCTGCAGCGCGCCAGCCAGGTGAACATGCTGGGCGATCCGGACGGCTGCGGCGTCTGGGCGCCGTGCCTGTCCCACGCCGACGGCCGCTTCTGGCTGATCTACACCGACGTCAAGCGCTATGGCCGCACGACGGTCGGCGGGGCGTCTGGCGCCAGCCTGCGCGACTTCCACAACTACCTGGTCACCTGCGAGACGATCGACGGCGATTGGTCGGATCCGATCTATCTGAACAGCTCCGGCTTCGACCCGTCGCTGTTCCATGACGACGACGGCCGCAAGTGGTTGGTGAACCAGCTGTGGGACCATCGGCCGGGCAAGAACCGCTTCGCCGGCATTGTCCTGCAGGAGTTCTCGGCGACCGAGGGGCGGCTGATCGGCGAGCGCAAGGTGATCTTCCAGGGCACGCCGATCGGCCTGACCGAGGCGCCGCACCTCTACAAGCGCGACGGCTGGTACTATCTGATCACGGCCGAGGGCGGCACGGGCTGGGGCCATGCGGTGACCATGGCCCGCTCGCGGACCATCGACGGCCCCTACGAGCTGCACCCCGACACCTACCTGCTGACCTCGCGGGATCGTCCCCACGCGCCGCTGCAGCGCGCGGGACACGCTGACCTGGTCGAGACCGCCGACGGCGAGACCTATGCGGTCTATCTGGTCGGTCGTCCGATCCCGAACCGCGGTCGCTGCACCCTGGGACGCGAGACCGCGATCCAGAAGCTCGTCTGGAGCGACGACGGCTGGCCGCGCACCCTGGACGGCTCGGGCGACCCGACCCTGGAGACCCCCGCGCCGGACCTGCCGGAGCATCCCTGGCCCGCCGCGCCGGTCCGCGAGGACTTCGACGCGCCAAGCCTGCCGATCGATTTCCAATGGCTGCGGACGCCCCATCCGGATGAGATCTTCAGCCTGACGGCGCGGCCTGGTTTCCTGCGCCTTTACGGCCGAGAGACGGTTGGCAGCCTGTTCCGCCAGGCCCTGGTCGCGCGACGCCAACAGGCGCACTGCTACTCGGCCGCGACGAAGCTGGATTTCGAGCCCGCCCACTTCCAGCAGGCGGCGGGGCTGATCTGTTACTACAACGCCTCGAAGCTGCACTACCTGCACGTCACCCACGACGAGACGCTGGGCAAGCACCTGCGGGTGATGACCTTCACGCCCGACAGCCCGCAGACCGACAGCTTCACCGCGCCGATCCAACTCCAGGCGGGCCCGGTCGAGCTGCGCGTCGAGATCGACTTCGAGCGCCTACGCTTCGCGTTCCGGCAGGACGGCGGCGACTGGACCTGGCTACCCGAGGTGTTCGACGCCTCGATCCTGTCGGACGAGGCCACCGCCCCCGGCGCGCCGGCCTTCACGGGCGCCTTCGTCGGCATGGCGTGTCAGGACATGTCGGGGCAGGGCGCGCCAGCCGACTTCGACTGGTTCGACTACGAGGAACGGGAATACCGCCCCTAG
- a CDS encoding MFS transporter — MLGAIINYLTRSTMGVAAPTVLKDLGISVKEYSWITGAFQLGIMLQPVCGYVLDTLGLRTGFAVFATAWSLAAMAHGLASNWQGFAVLRGLLGFAEGSAQPAGMKTVATWFPAKERGFAGGMFNIGASVGSMLAPPLVVWAVLTWNWRAAFVMTGALGLVWLALWLFFYRSPDQHPSMTDEERARIAAGQETHLAEAGAKPSVLSILKQRKFWGIALPRFLADPTWGTLSFWVPLYLSQTRGFDLKQIAMFAWLPFVAADLGCLFGPTVASFLQARGVSLINARRWAVTLGAAMMTGMIFVGRVESPYAAIALLCLGGFAHQTLSVTVITMASDLFRRDEVATVAGLAGMMGNLGVLLFSLLIGGLVATIGYDPFFVALGVLDIVGAIILWTFVRDRIAPKAEPVSQIPNP; from the coding sequence ATGCTGGGCGCGATCATCAACTACCTGACGCGGTCGACCATGGGCGTGGCCGCGCCGACGGTGCTCAAGGACCTCGGCATCTCGGTGAAGGAATATTCCTGGATCACTGGGGCGTTTCAGCTGGGTATCATGCTGCAGCCAGTGTGCGGCTACGTGCTCGACACCCTGGGCCTGCGCACCGGCTTCGCGGTGTTCGCGACCGCCTGGTCGCTGGCGGCCATGGCGCATGGCCTGGCCTCGAATTGGCAGGGCTTCGCCGTCCTGCGCGGCCTCCTGGGCTTCGCCGAAGGCTCGGCCCAGCCGGCGGGCATGAAGACGGTCGCCACCTGGTTCCCGGCCAAGGAGCGGGGCTTCGCGGGCGGGATGTTCAATATCGGCGCGTCGGTGGGCTCGATGCTGGCGCCGCCGCTGGTTGTGTGGGCCGTGCTGACCTGGAACTGGCGCGCGGCCTTCGTCATGACCGGCGCCCTGGGCCTGGTCTGGCTGGCGCTGTGGCTGTTCTTCTACCGCTCGCCCGACCAGCATCCGTCCATGACCGACGAGGAGCGCGCGCGGATCGCCGCCGGACAGGAGACGCACCTGGCCGAAGCCGGCGCCAAGCCCTCGGTCCTGTCGATCCTGAAGCAACGCAAGTTCTGGGGCATCGCCCTGCCGCGCTTCCTGGCCGATCCGACCTGGGGAACCCTCTCGTTCTGGGTGCCGCTGTACCTGTCCCAGACCCGAGGCTTCGACCTCAAGCAGATCGCCATGTTCGCCTGGCTGCCGTTCGTGGCCGCTGATCTGGGCTGCCTGTTCGGTCCGACCGTCGCCAGTTTCCTGCAGGCGCGGGGCGTGTCGCTGATCAACGCCCGTCGATGGGCCGTCACCCTGGGCGCGGCGATGATGACCGGCATGATCTTCGTGGGGAGGGTCGAGAGCCCCTACGCCGCCATCGCCTTGCTGTGCCTGGGCGGGTTTGCGCACCAGACCTTGTCCGTCACCGTGATCACCATGGCCTCGGACCTCTTCCGCCGCGACGAGGTCGCCACCGTGGCGGGCCTCGCTGGCATGATGGGCAATCTGGGCGTGCTGCTGTTCTCGCTGCTGATCGGCGGTCTGGTGGCCACGATCGGCTATGACCCGTTCTTCGTGGCCCTGGGCGTGCTCGACATCGTCGGCGCCATCATCCTATGGACGTTTGTCCGCGACCGCATCGCGCCCAAGGCCGAGCCGGTCAGCCAGATTCCCAATCCGTGA
- a CDS encoding low affinity iron permease family protein, giving the protein MDKLFAKFANVTARITGSPPAFLVCVALVLVWALSGPLFGFSETWQLVINTGTTIVTFLMVFLIQNTQNRDGVALQTKLDELIRATTDAENEFIGIEKLTDKELEVMHARCKARADRSMRALQRAAAEKDARVAKSSAGARKAPAKSQPSAKARAASRAKALKAGRSSE; this is encoded by the coding sequence GTGGACAAGCTGTTCGCCAAGTTCGCCAACGTCACCGCCAGGATCACTGGCAGCCCGCCGGCCTTCCTGGTCTGCGTCGCCCTTGTCCTGGTCTGGGCCCTCAGCGGCCCGCTCTTCGGCTTTTCCGAGACTTGGCAGCTGGTGATCAACACCGGCACCACGATCGTCACCTTCCTGATGGTCTTCCTGATCCAGAACACCCAGAACCGCGACGGTGTCGCTCTCCAGACCAAGCTGGACGAGCTGATCCGCGCCACCACCGACGCCGAGAACGAGTTCATCGGCATCGAGAAGCTGACCGACAAGGAGCTCGAGGTCATGCACGCCCGGTGCAAGGCGCGGGCGGATCGGTCGATGCGCGCCTTGCAGCGCGCGGCCGCCGAGAAGGACGCCCGCGTGGCGAAATCGAGCGCGGGCGCGCGCAAGGCACCAGCCAAGTCGCAGCCCTCGGCCAAGGCTCGCGCCGCCAGCCGCGCGAAGGCCCTGAAGGCCGGTCGTTCCAGCGAGTAA
- a CDS encoding VOC family protein: MIGYTLVGSNDLDKAKAFYDALFDTVGVKRLMEFPTGGCAWGADWSKPMFGVGKPYDGQAATFGNGTMIALVMDERAKVDALHDKAVALGGQCEGEPGVRGEEGPQAFYAAYFRDLDGNKLCAFRVGPA; encoded by the coding sequence ATGATCGGATACACCCTGGTCGGCAGCAACGATCTGGACAAGGCCAAGGCCTTCTACGACGCATTGTTCGACACCGTCGGCGTCAAGCGCTTGATGGAATTCCCGACCGGCGGCTGCGCCTGGGGCGCGGACTGGAGCAAGCCGATGTTCGGCGTCGGCAAACCCTATGACGGCCAGGCCGCCACCTTCGGCAACGGCACCATGATCGCCCTGGTCATGGACGAGCGCGCCAAGGTCGACGCCCTGCACGACAAGGCCGTGGCCCTGGGCGGCCAGTGCGAGGGCGAGCCCGGCGTGCGCGGCGAGGAAGGCCCTCAGGCGTTCTACGCGGCCTATTTCCGAGACCTGGACGGCAACAAGCTGTGCGCGTTCCGCGTCGGCCCGGCGTAG
- the manD gene encoding D-mannonate dehydratase ManD: MLKIIDAKVIVTCPGRNFVTLKITTEDGITGVGDATLNGRELSVVSFLQDHMIPSLIGRDAHQIEDIWQFFYRGSYWRGGPVAMTALAAVDMALWDIKGKVAGLPVYQLLGGACRTGVTVYGHANGETIEDTIAEAVKYKAMGYKAIRLQTGVPGLPSTYGVSKDKMFYEPADNDLPSENVWSTAAYLKHVPKLFEKAREVLGWDVHLLHDVHHRLTPIEAARLGKDLEPYRLFWLEDSVPAENQGGFRLIRQHTTTPLAVGEIFAHVWDAKQLIEEQLIDYLRATVLHAGGITNLKKIAAFADLHHVKTGCHGATDLSPVTMAAALHFDMSIPNFGLQEYMRHTPETDAVFPHAYTFNDGMLHPGDKPGLGVDIDEELASKYEYKRAYLPVNRLQDGTMFNW, translated from the coding sequence ATGCTGAAGATCATCGACGCCAAGGTCATCGTCACCTGCCCCGGCCGCAACTTCGTCACGCTGAAGATCACCACCGAGGACGGGATCACCGGGGTCGGTGACGCCACGCTGAACGGCCGCGAGCTGTCGGTGGTCAGCTTCCTGCAGGATCACATGATCCCGTCGCTGATCGGTCGCGACGCCCATCAGATCGAGGACATCTGGCAGTTCTTCTATCGCGGCTCGTACTGGCGCGGCGGCCCGGTGGCCATGACCGCCCTGGCGGCGGTCGACATGGCGCTGTGGGACATCAAGGGCAAGGTCGCGGGCCTGCCGGTGTACCAGCTGCTGGGCGGCGCCTGCCGCACGGGCGTCACCGTCTATGGCCACGCCAATGGCGAGACGATCGAAGACACCATCGCCGAGGCGGTGAAGTACAAGGCCATGGGCTACAAGGCCATCCGCCTGCAGACGGGCGTCCCGGGCCTGCCCAGCACCTACGGCGTGTCGAAGGACAAGATGTTCTACGAGCCGGCCGACAACGACCTGCCGTCCGAGAACGTCTGGTCGACCGCCGCCTATCTGAAGCATGTGCCGAAGCTGTTCGAGAAGGCGCGTGAGGTCCTGGGCTGGGATGTCCACCTGCTGCACGACGTCCACCACCGCCTGACCCCGATCGAGGCCGCGCGCCTGGGCAAGGACCTCGAGCCCTACCGCCTGTTCTGGCTTGAAGACTCGGTCCCCGCCGAGAACCAAGGCGGCTTCCGCCTGATCCGCCAGCACACGACGACGCCGCTGGCCGTCGGCGAGATCTTCGCCCACGTCTGGGACGCCAAGCAGCTGATCGAAGAGCAGCTGATCGACTATCTGCGCGCCACCGTGCTGCACGCCGGCGGCATCACCAACCTGAAGAAGATCGCCGCCTTCGCCGACCTGCACCACGTCAAGACCGGCTGCCACGGCGCCACCGACCTGTCGCCCGTGACCATGGCCGCGGCCCTGCATTTCGACATGTCGATCCCGAACTTCGGCCTGCAGGAATATATGCGCCACACGCCGGAGACGGACGCGGTCTTCCCGCACGCCTACACCTTCAACGACGGCATGCTGCATCCGGGCGACAAGCCGGGCCTGGGCGTCGACATCGACGAAGAGCTGGCCTCCAAGTACGAATACAAGCGCGCCTACCTGCCGGTGAACCGCCTGCAGGATGGCACGATGTTCAACTGGTAG
- a CDS encoding FadR/GntR family transcriptional regulator, with product MTTSTTEARKLYQQVAGAIAEAIREGVHKPGQRLPSERDLAEDYKVSRPTVREAMIALEIQGLVEARHGSGVYVTDAPRAQGSAPELDIGAFELTEARRLIEGEVAALAAATITDEELTELATIMDDMVVENDKDVRGEGADRRFHVAIARASRNSALVNVVETLWDQRYKSPLCRAMLERARQVGVRPRIDDHQEILLALKARDPAAARNAMREHLGRVIDNLLTATEIDALERARSEVAARRVELARRSAI from the coding sequence ATGACCACTTCGACGACGGAAGCCCGCAAGCTCTACCAACAGGTGGCTGGCGCGATCGCCGAGGCGATCCGCGAGGGCGTCCACAAGCCTGGTCAGCGTCTGCCGTCGGAGCGCGACCTGGCGGAGGACTACAAGGTCAGCCGCCCCACCGTGCGCGAAGCGATGATCGCCCTCGAGATCCAGGGCCTGGTCGAGGCTCGGCATGGCTCGGGCGTCTATGTCACCGACGCGCCGCGCGCCCAGGGCTCGGCGCCCGAACTGGATATCGGCGCCTTCGAGCTGACCGAAGCCCGCCGCCTGATCGAGGGCGAGGTCGCCGCCCTGGCGGCCGCCACGATCACCGACGAGGAGCTGACCGAACTGGCGACGATCATGGACGACATGGTGGTCGAGAACGACAAGGACGTGCGCGGCGAAGGCGCCGACCGCCGCTTCCACGTCGCGATCGCCCGGGCCAGCCGCAACAGCGCTCTCGTGAACGTGGTCGAGACGCTTTGGGACCAGCGCTACAAGTCGCCGCTGTGCCGGGCCATGCTGGAGCGGGCGCGTCAGGTCGGCGTCCGCCCGCGGATCGACGACCACCAGGAGATTCTCTTGGCCCTGAAGGCGCGCGATCCCGCCGCCGCCCGCAACGCGATGCGCGAGCACCTGGGCCGGGTCATCGATAACCTGCTGACCGCCACCGAGATTGACGCCCTGGAGCGCGCCCGTAGCGAAGTGGCCGCCCGCCGGGTCGAACTCGCCCGCCGTTCGGCGATCTGA